One segment of Coregonus clupeaformis isolate EN_2021a unplaced genomic scaffold, ASM2061545v1 scaf0294, whole genome shotgun sequence DNA contains the following:
- the LOC121560147 gene encoding LOW QUALITY PROTEIN: uncharacterized protein LOC121560147 (The sequence of the model RefSeq protein was modified relative to this genomic sequence to represent the inferred CDS: deleted 1 base in 1 codon), translating to MSLSGEREEGTTASKMTQDTSSKSVQKPRAESPAPSLLSMKSDQPPAFSQEPLPDDNKEVESLDSEDALKITHNLLDRRSQTLLTVQQDIKAKLKHKYQHISEGIGHHGNQSLLKDVYTELYITEGGSGGVNNEHEVRQIEMASKKQTTQETPIKCNDIFKPLPGQDKPIRTVLTKGIAGIGKTVSVQKVILDWAEGKSNQDVHFMFPLPFRDLNLKKDQYSLMQLLSHYFSELKEIDSIEDGETKTVFILDGLDECRLPLDFKNNERCCDVMKPTSVDVLLTNLIKGNLLPSALLWITSRPAAANQIPPECVDQVTEVRGFNDPQKEEYFRKKITDQNLANEIIKHMKTSRSLHIMCHMPVFCWISATVLEMMLKEAEKDEVPKTLTQMFTHFTLIQIIVKNKKYNKATETNPKELSQSDKEMILKLAKLAFQQLQKGNLIFYEEDLRECGLDVTEASEYSALCTEIFKEESGLNQEKVYSFVHLSIQEFLAAVHASESCLDKKGHVFPPKAVTSDDDDDDDDDDNEEYYEAFSVSDGDDEEKNDDDDSSDDDYDEAATPTLLQNVITQQYRDKKSDPLYDLNRRAVDQALKSENGHLDLFLRFLLGLSLESNQNLLRGLLTQTGSTTQSNEETVERTVRYLSVKIERESSPERIINLFHCLNELGANSLVEEMQTSLRSGTLSETRLEPHQCSALAYLLLMSEEVLEEFDLKTYTTSEEGYQRLLPVVKTCKRALLDRCDLAYESCETLASALQTPNSPLRELDLSDNDLGDRGVELLCVGLTSPLCNIQTLVLRQCGLTEGCCSDLASVLSSPNSQLKQLELRDNDLQDSGVTLLSAGLEDPDCKLHTLGLSGCLVTEEGCAALSSALRSNPSHLKELDLSYNHPGDSAGGLLSAALVDPTDKLMKLNVDHGREFRLKPGLRKYACHLTLDPNTANPDLILSEGNRKMTRVEEKQHYEDHPDRFDHHPQVLCREGLSGSRYYWEVERGDDKALIGVAYKGMKRKGVENDSFIGLNRKSWSLFFSDSVYHFHHAGVNRFFPGPVSNRVGVYLDWPAGTLSFYGVSSCGTLTHLYTEHTTFTEPLYPGFGVYSSSSSSSVTLCQIDDQHIQRDHGGECCIKPGPENTRDQIWIPQSCKTCDHVEDSTHWLPIEPFTSTVQGVTMFRHRTPKGRYECTVSGLRWVCERDVILKYHFRNWEPYSQLLKDMQYGQGGPLLDITMELGELEEVHLPHFVCLGTNPSLRNEMKILHVEEHGVSVEEVHEVTRFHAKILHPRFSAISVILSYIFFWNVDVHCDVVLYMAVKKATVISRLYMLLRNSSQKEAVRDREKNQVSQGYSEFLLSSPKGSLKLNSWFAVKNPHSSSIYPEKIQLLPADTTPSCCKMVMRNTGVDIEMELIGDDERTVWKSVVSKDEYSKDSHPIALTVPDIPAEEFLKKHWAKLIQRTKNSMPIADDLWSKNMIGEEEHSRITAETTEQDRMRKLLKAVISKGPEVTGACLKALVEHENHLVKDLSESRT from the exons atgagtctctctggggagagagaggaggggaccactgcctctaaaatgactcAAGACACCAGTTCTAAGAG TGTCCAGAAGCCCAGAGCAGAGTCACCTGCCCCCAGCCTGCTATCAATGAAGAGTGATCAGCCACCTGCTTTCAGCCAGGAACCATTACCAGATGACAATAAGGAAGTGGAGAGTTTGGACAGTGAGGATGCATTAAAGATCACACACAACCTTCTGGACAGAAGAA GTCAAACTCTTCTGACAGTCCAACAAGACATTAAGGCTAAACTGAAACACAAATATCAACACATATCTGAAGGAATTGGACACCATGGAAACCAAAGTCTGTTAAAGGAcgtctacacagagctctacatcacagagggtggaagtggaggggtcaataatgaacatgaggtgagacagatagagatggcatccaagaaacaaaccacacaagagacaccaatcaAATGCAACGACATCTTCAAGCCTTTAcctggacaagacaaacctatcagaactgtgctgacaaaaggaatcgctggcattggaaaaacagtctctgtgcagaaggtcATCCTTGACTGGGCAGAGGGAAAAAGC AATCAGGACGTTCATTTCATGTTTCCTCTTCCTTTCCGTGATCTGAACCTGAAAAAGGACCAATACAGTCTGATGCAACTTCTTTCCCACTACTTCTCAGAGCTGAAAGAGATTGACAGCATTGAAGATGGTGAAACCAAAACTGTTTTCATTTtggatggtctggatgagtgtcgACTTCCTCTAGACTTCAAAAACAATGAGAGGTGCTGTGATGTCATGAAGCCAACCTCAGTGGACgtgctgctgacaaacctcatcaaggggaatctgcttccctctgctctcctctggataacctcacggcctgcagcagccaatcagatccctcctgagtgtgttgaccaggtgacagaggtacgagggttcaatgatccacagaaggaggagtacttcaggaagaaaatcacagatcagaatctggccaatgaaatcatcaaacacatgaagacatcaaggagcctccacatcatgtgccacatgccaGTATTCTGTTGGATATCAGCCACTGTCCTTGAGATGATGCTGAAAGAGGCAGAGAAGGATGAAGTCCCCAAAACTCTGACCCAGATGTTCACACACTTCACGCTCATCCAAATCATTGTGaagaacaagaagtacaacaaagCCACAGAGACAAACCCAAAGGAACTGTCTCAGTCAGACAAAGAGATGATCCTGAAACTGGCAAAGCTGGCTTTCCAACAGCTGCAGAAGGGCAACCTGATCTTCTATGAGGAGGACCTGAGAGAGTGTGGCCTTGATGTCACAGAGGCATCAGAGTACTCAGCATTGTGTACAGAGATCTTTAAAGAAGAATCTGGGCTGAACCAAGAGAAGGTCTACAGctttgtgcatctgagcattcaggagtttctagcAGCAGTGCATGCTTCAGAATCATGTCTGGACAAGAAGGGACATGTTTTCCCCCCCAAAGCAGTCactagtgatgatgatgatgatgatgatgatgatgataatgaagaGTACTATGAAGCGTTTTCAGTCAGTGATGGTGATGACGAGGAGaagaatgatgatgatgattcctCTGACGATGACTATGATGAAGCAGCCACTCCAACCCTACTCCAAAATGTCATCACACAACAGTACAGAGACAAGAAGTCAGACCCGTTGTATGACTTAAACAGGAGAGCAGTGGACCAGGCCTTGAAGAGTGAgaatggacacctggacctgttcctccgcttccttctgggcctctcactggagtccaatcagaatctGTTACGAGGCCTTCTGACACAGACAGGAAGTACAACGCAGAGCAATGAGGAAACAGTCGAGAGAACAGTCAGGTACCTTTCAGTCAAGATCGAAAGGGAATCCTCACCAGAAAGGATCATCAacttgttccactgtctgaatgaacttggTGCCAACTCTCTAGTTGAAGAAATGCAAACCTCCCTGCGATCAGGAACTCTTTCAGAAACAAGACTAGAACCTCACCAGTGTTcagccctggcctacctgttactgatgtcagaggaggtgctggaggagttTGACCTGAAGACATACACCACATCAGAGGAAGGTTATCAGAGGTTGCTGCCGGTAGTGAAAACCTGCAAGAGAGCACT ACTGGATCGCTGTGACCTCGCATatgaatcctgtgagactctggcttcagctctgcagacaccaaactcccccctgagagaactggacctcagcgacaatgacctgggagacagaggagtggagctgctctgtgttggactaaccagtccactctgcaacatacagacactagt TCTACGTCAGTGTGGTCTGACAGAGGGTTGCTGTTCAGATCTGGCCTCAGTCCTGAGTTCACCCAACTCACAACTGAAACAACTGGAGCTGAGAGACAATGACCTGCAGGACTCAGGAGTTACACTGctgtctgctggactggaggatccagactgtaaactacacacactggg gctgtctggctgtctggtcacagaggagggctgtgctgctctgtcttcagctctgaggtcaaacccctcccacctgaaagagctggacctgagctacaatcacccaggagactctgcAGGGGGACTGCTTTCAGCTGCTCTGGTGGATCCCACAGATAAACTGATGAAGCTGAA TGTGGATCATGGTAGAGAGTTCAGGCTGAAACCAGGGCTGAGGAAAT ATGCCTGTCATCTCACCCTGGACCCAAATACAGCAAACCCAGACCTGATACTGTCTGAGGGGAACAGAAAGATGACACGTGTGGAGGAGAAGCAGCATTATGAAGACCATCCAGACAGATTTGACCATCATCCCCAAGTTCTCTGCAGAGAAGGCTTATCTGGATCTCGttattactgggaggtggagaggggtgaTGACAAGGCTCTCATTGGTGTAGCGTACAAAGGAATGAAGAGGAAGGGAGTGGAGAATGACAGTTTTATTGGACTCAATAGGAAGTCCTGGAGTTTATTCTTCTCTGACAGTGTATATCACTTTCACCATGCTGGAGTCAACAGATTCTTCCCTGGTCCTGTTTCTAACAGAgttggagtgtatctggactggccagctggTACTTTGTCCTTCTATGGTGTGTCCTCCTGTGGTACACTGACACACCTTTACACAGAACACACCACATTCACTgaacccctctatcctgggtttggggtttattcctcctcctcctcctcctcagtgacccTGTGTCAGATAGATGACCAACACATTCAAAG agaccatggtggagagtgttgtatcaagcctggacctgagaacaccagagaccAGATAT GGATTCCTCAGAGCTGTAAGACTTGTGACCATGTTGAG GACTCCACACACTGGCTTCCGATTGAACCCTTTACTTCCACTGTCCAGGGAGTGACAATGTTCAG gcacaggacacccaaagggcgttatgagtgcacagtgtctgggctccgctgggtgtgtgagagagatgtcaTTCTGAAGTATCACTTCAGGAACTGGGAACCCTACAGTCAACTTCTGAAAGACATGCAGTACGGACAAGGTGGTCCATTGCTGGACATCACTATGGAGTTAGGTGAACTGGAGGAAGTTCATCTGCCACACTTTGTCTGTTTAG GGACCAACCCTTCCCTGAGGAATGAGATGAAGATTCTTCATGTAGAGGAACATGGAGTGTCTGTTGAGGAAGTGCATGAGGTCACCAGATTCCATGCTAAGATTCTCCATCCCAGGTTCTCAGCTATCTCTGTTATACTGAGCTATATCTTTTTTTGGAACGTAGATGTCCACTGTGACGTGGTCCTCTATATGGCAGTAAAAAAGGCAACAGTAATTTCACGGCTGTACATGCTCCTCAGAAACTCCAGTCAGAAAGAG GCTGTTCGGGACCGGGAGAAGAATCAGGTGTCCCAAGGATATTCAGAATTTCTGCTGTCAAGTCCAAAGGGGTCCTTAAAGCTGAACAGTTGGTTTGCAGTCAAGaatccccattcctcctccatctATCCAGAG AAGATTCAGCTGTTACCAGCAGACACCACACCAAGCTGTTGTAAGATGGTTATGAGAAACACAGGGGTTGACATTGAGATGGAGTTAATTGGGGATGATGAGAGGACAGTATGGAAATCAGTGGTATCAAAAG ATGAATACAGCAAAGACTCTCATCCAATAG CATTAACAGTCCCTGACATTCCTGCTGAGGAGTTTCTGAAGAAACACTGGGCTAAACTAATTCAGCGAACCAAAAACTCAATGCCAATAGCAGATGATCTGTGGTCAAAGAACATGATTGGTGAAGAAGAGCACTCCAgaataacagctgaaacaactgAACAGGACCGAATGAGAAAACTACTGAAAGCAGTCATCTCCAAAGGACCAGAAGTGACGGGAGCTTGTCTCAAAGCTCTCGTTGAACATGAAAACCATCTTGTTAAGGACCTGAGTGAATCTAG aacctaa